In Actinoplanes octamycinicus, the genomic window TGCAGGCCGCCGCCCTGGCCCGGGAGACCGCGCCCGTCTGATCACCCGTCGCAACGCGAGGCGCCCCCGATCCCGGGGGCGCCTTTGTTTTTGATAACGACAGCCGGCGATCCCTTTACGTCGCCGACACGGCTTGGTAACTTCCTGAAACAACTTGCAAGGACTTGCAGGGCGCCATCGACCTACCGCTCCGTAGGCGTCCCGCAAAACCGGGCACATCCCCCTAGAAGCCCGGTAAGGCAGGTGAAAGAACTTTCATCCCGTCCTCAGCAGAAAGCTTCCCGCCATGCGAAAGAGAACTCTGGTTCTGGGCGCGGCGACCAGCGTCGCGCTCGCCGCCGCGAGCCTGGCCGGCGTCAGCCTGGCCACCACCGCCAGCGCCGCCGTCACCCTGAACAACAGCGACGTCACCGCGAACCTCTGGGAGTGGAACTTCCGGTCGGTCGCCGCCGCCTGCACCAACCAGCTCGGCCCGGCCGGGTACGGCGCGGTCCAGGTCGCCCCACCGCAGGAGTCGGTCACCCTGCCCTCCAGCAGCGACGGCGCGCACCCGTGGTGGGAGGTGTACCAGCCGGTCTCCTACAACATCGCCGGGCGCCTGGGCAGCCAGGCCGAGTTCAGCAGCATGGTCACCGCCTGCCACAACGCCGGTGTCCGGGTCTACGTGGACGCGGTGATCAATCACATGGCCGGCAAGAACAACACGGTGACCAGCGGGTACGGGGGCTCGACGTTCAACCCGAGCGGCTACTCGTACCCCGCGGTGCCGTACTCGTACAACGACTTCCACCACCCGAACGACGGCTACTGCAACGACGCGGACGGCGAGATCGACGACTACAACAACGCCGCCGAGGTGCAGAACTGCGAGCTGGTCGCGCTCTCCGACCTGAAGTCGCAGGACGGCTCGGTACGCACCAAGATCGCCGGGTACCTGAACAAGCTGATCGACCTGGGCGTGGACGGCTTCCGGGTGGACGCCGCCAAGCACATGGCGGCCGGCGACCTGTCCGCGATCAAGGCACAGCTGCACAGCACCACGGCCGAGGGCAAGGCCGCGTACTTCGCCCAGGAGGTGATCCCGGGCGGCGGCGGTGACATCGCCCCGTCGGCCTACACCGGGATCGGTGACGTGCTCGGCTTCTCCTACGCCTACGGGCTGAAGACGCAGTTCGCCAACGGCACGCTGAGCAACCTGTCCGGCATCGGTTCGTGGAGTCTGGACGCGTCCAGCGACCTGACCGCGGCCATGGTCACCAACCACGACCTGGAGCGCAACGGCAGCACCCTGCGCTACCAGGACGGCAGCACCTACACGCTGGCCAACTACTTCCTGCTCGCGTTCCCGTACGGGCAGCCGTTCCTCTACGACGGCTTCACCTTCTCCACCTCGGCCACCGGCGCCTCCCCGCCGTCGAACGCCAACGGTTACGTCAGCGACACCAGCTGCGGCAACGGCGCGTGGCAGTGCCTCACCCAGAGCACCGGGATCAAGGGCATGGTCGGCTGGCGCAACACCACCCGGTCGGCGACCACCGTGTCGAACTGGACGAACACCGCGAGCAACGTGATCGGTTTCAGCCGCGGCTCGCTCGGCTGGTTCGGCGTCAACCGGTCCGGCAGCGCCTCCACCGCGACCTACACCACCGGCCTGGCCGACGGCACCTACTGCGACCGGATCACCGGCGGCGCCAGCACCGGCGGCTGCGCCGGCACCTCGGTCACCGTCTCCGGCGGCCGGGCGTCGGTGACCATCCCGGCCAACGGCGCGGTCGCCATCGACGTCAACGCCAAGTCCGGCGGCGGCACCAGCTC contains:
- a CDS encoding carbohydrate-binding module family 20 domain-containing protein, which gives rise to MRKRTLVLGAATSVALAAASLAGVSLATTASAAVTLNNSDVTANLWEWNFRSVAAACTNQLGPAGYGAVQVAPPQESVTLPSSSDGAHPWWEVYQPVSYNIAGRLGSQAEFSSMVTACHNAGVRVYVDAVINHMAGKNNTVTSGYGGSTFNPSGYSYPAVPYSYNDFHHPNDGYCNDADGEIDDYNNAAEVQNCELVALSDLKSQDGSVRTKIAGYLNKLIDLGVDGFRVDAAKHMAAGDLSAIKAQLHSTTAEGKAAYFAQEVIPGGGGDIAPSAYTGIGDVLGFSYAYGLKTQFANGTLSNLSGIGSWSLDASSDLTAAMVTNHDLERNGSTLRYQDGSTYTLANYFLLAFPYGQPFLYDGFTFSTSATGASPPSNANGYVSDTSCGNGAWQCLTQSTGIKGMVGWRNTTRSATTVSNWTNTASNVIGFSRGSLGWFGVNRSGSASTATYTTGLADGTYCDRITGGASTGGCAGTSVTVSGGRASVTIPANGAVAIDVNAKSGGGTSSPTVSPTTSPTSSPTPSPSVTSSTTQVTFKEYATTTWGTNVFVVGSIPALGNWDTSKAIALSSSGYPTWSATVTLPTGTAFEYKYVKKDANGTVTWESGTNRSYTTGTAKTYTLNDTWK